One Echinicola strongylocentroti DNA window includes the following coding sequences:
- a CDS encoding TolB family protein, whose protein sequence is MNTIKHTFCLIILLLTCFFAKAQSSSDLIVLDTKKLFGKFSIIGGSAQLLTDREGYDNQPNFINDKQVAFSSIDENGNSDIIVYSFDTEEFTNMTRTTTKSEFSPRLTDCGKYISAVTVEEDSSQRLWLYPINFGEPELLYDDIEPVAYYAWHNNIAAMNILGEPNELVYPYSRENIAQLAQNVGNCIQKRPKTSEITYVDKGTSVVLNGKETFELKSYDLEEKTAGNYGVAMGQGDDFAWIDKNTLIMAKGQELYIKKVNKSMEWEKIAVVSMPGYGAISRLAASPAGDKLVLVMERK, encoded by the coding sequence ATGAACACAATAAAACATACCTTCTGCCTCATTATTCTTTTACTGACCTGCTTTTTTGCAAAGGCACAATCATCAAGTGATCTGATCGTATTGGACACAAAGAAGCTGTTTGGTAAATTTAGCATTATTGGCGGCAGTGCCCAATTGCTTACTGACCGGGAAGGATATGATAATCAGCCCAACTTTATCAACGACAAACAAGTGGCATTTTCCTCCATTGATGAAAATGGGAACAGTGATATCATTGTTTACAGCTTCGACACGGAAGAGTTTACGAACATGACGAGGACAACAACCAAAAGCGAGTTTTCGCCCCGGCTGACAGATTGTGGTAAGTACATTTCTGCCGTTACCGTAGAAGAAGACAGCAGCCAACGACTATGGCTCTACCCTATCAACTTCGGTGAACCTGAATTGCTCTACGATGACATTGAGCCTGTGGCCTATTACGCCTGGCACAATAATATTGCCGCAATGAACATTCTAGGTGAGCCCAACGAATTGGTTTACCCTTATAGTCGTGAGAATATAGCCCAACTCGCACAAAATGTAGGAAACTGCATCCAAAAAAGACCAAAAACCAGTGAAATCACCTATGTCGACAAAGGTACTAGCGTGGTTTTAAATGGAAAGGAAACCTTTGAGCTAAAATCCTACGACCTAGAAGAAAAAACTGCTGGAAATTACGGAGTGGCCATGGGCCAAGGTGATGATTTTGCATGGATAGACAAGAACACCCTTATCATGGCCAAAGGACAAGAGTTGTACATCAAAAAGGTCAACAAAAGCATGGAATGGGAAAAAATCGCCGTGGTTTCCATGCCCGGTTACGGTGCCATCAGTCGTCTCGCTGCCAGTCCTGCCGGAGACAAGCTAGTCTTGGTGATGGAACGAAAATAG